AGTAGCCAAGCCTGACCCACGCAAGGCAAGATTTGATGTAGTCGAAAAGGCAATGAAAAACAGAGGAAAAATACAGTCAAGGGGGATATAAATTATTCAATATTTGAGGATTTGATTTCAAACCCTCAAATGTTTTTTTAAAATATGCAAAAAGTTAAATTAAACAATGGAGCGGAAATGCCCATTTTAGGTTTTGGAGTATTCCAGATTCAAGATTTAGGCGAATGTGAAAAAAGTGTTTCTGATGCTTTGGAAGTCGGCTATCGTTTGATAGATACTGCCGCTTCCTACCAAAATGAAAGTGCAGTGGGCAATGCTATCAAAAATAGCGGAATTGCAAGAGACGCTTTATTCATTACTACCAAACTTTGGATTCAGTCGGATGGTTATGAAGGCACAAAGAGAGCTTTTGAAAAGTCTTTGAATGAATTACAGTTAGATTACATTGACCTGTATCTCATTCACCAACCTTATGGCGATGTTTATGGCTCATGGAGAGCGATGGAGGAATTGTATAAGGCAGGAAAAGTGAGAGCAATCGGTGTGAGCAATTTTCATCCTGATAGATTAATTGATTTGATAGTTCATAACGAAATCGTTCCAGCGGTAAATCAGGTAGAAACGCATCCTTTTCATCAGCAAATTGACAATCAGCAATTTATGGTTGAAAATAATGTGCAGATTGAATCTTGGGGTCCATTTGCAGAAGGTAGAAATAATCTTTTCCAAAATGAATTATTGAGTTCACTTGGTAAAAAATACGATAAATCTATTGCCCAAGTGGTGCTTCGTTGGCTTACACAAAGAGGCGTTGTGGCTATTCCAAAATCAATCAGAAAAGAAAGAATGGCTGAAAATTTCAACATTTTTGATTTTGAATTGAGTGCCGAAGATATGGAACTCATCAAAACCTTAGACACAAAAACCAGTGTCTTCTTCGACCATCGAGACCCTGTTATGGTAAAATGGTTGGGAGAGAGGAAATTGTAAATGATAAAATGGAACGCTGATGATGCTATCGTAGATTTTACGGAATTACAAAAAAAACTGCGATAATCTGCGTTCCAAAAATAAACAAAGATATAAAACAATGAAAATCAAACATTTAATCATCACATTTTTTCTTTTAGGAACAACTTTTTCTTTCGCTCAAACATCAAAAGATGAGCAAACAGTAATGCAACTATCCAAAGACAAATGGCAATGGATGGCTGATAAAGACGTGGATAAATTGAAGGATTTATTTGACAACAAAGCAAAATTTTTGCACATGAGTGGTACGTGGAAAAAAGACGAAGAACTCGAAATTATCAAAACTGGGAGTATTTGGTATAAAAAAGCAACCATTCACGACTCAGCAATAGAAATTTCTGGAAAAACCGCCATCGTATGGAATAGAATAACACTTGAATCTATAGTTAGAGGCAATGAAGCAAAAGTTGAATTTACGGTAACGGAAGTTTATCAAAAACAAAATAAAGACTGGAAAATGTTAGCACTTTCTTTTAGCAGTGTGAGAGATACGCATCAGATAAAGAAATAGGATT
This Emticicia oligotrophica DSM 17448 DNA region includes the following protein-coding sequences:
- a CDS encoding aldo/keto reductase; amino-acid sequence: MQKVKLNNGAEMPILGFGVFQIQDLGECEKSVSDALEVGYRLIDTAASYQNESAVGNAIKNSGIARDALFITTKLWIQSDGYEGTKRAFEKSLNELQLDYIDLYLIHQPYGDVYGSWRAMEELYKAGKVRAIGVSNFHPDRLIDLIVHNEIVPAVNQVETHPFHQQIDNQQFMVENNVQIESWGPFAEGRNNLFQNELLSSLGKKYDKSIAQVVLRWLTQRGVVAIPKSIRKERMAENFNIFDFELSAEDMELIKTLDTKTSVFFDHRDPVMVKWLGERKL
- a CDS encoding nuclear transport factor 2 family protein; translated protein: MKIKHLIITFFLLGTTFSFAQTSKDEQTVMQLSKDKWQWMADKDVDKLKDLFDNKAKFLHMSGTWKKDEELEIIKTGSIWYKKATIHDSAIEISGKTAIVWNRITLESIVRGNEAKVEFTVTEVYQKQNKDWKMLALSFSSVRDTHQIKK